TCGCCCTGCGGGTCTCGATGCCGAACTCCTCGCGGATGCGGTCACGGTTCTCGTCCAGACCCACGAGGTAGTTGACGGCCTGCCCTACGGCATCGTGTACCTGGGCGGTGGGCACCCAGGCGTTGCGGTACCTCTTGACCAGCGCGCCCCTGAGACTCATCGCGCGCTTGAGCTCCACGATGTGCAGAGTGCCGTCGCCGCGGATCAAGGGGATGTCCACTTCGTCGCCCGGCACCAGCCTGCGCTGAACGGCCTCACCTATGAAGCGGCCTCCGAAGATCCAGGGCTGGCCTTCCAGGGCTCGCTGGAGGTCGTGCTCGGACGATCGAAGGTCTTCGACAACCTCGCGTAACCCCTCCAGACCCGCGGACCGTCGCTTCAACTGCGCCGCCTGGAGCAGTAGTTGACCTTCGTCATCAGCTGCGAGCAGCGCCAGCGCGTCAGGCGAGGTGACGATCTTCCGGGCGGCCTCGGCGGGGTCCTCGATGTCGATGCGGCCGTCGCACAGGATGCGCTCGAGCCAGAGCGCGAGCTCCGCCGTTCCGCGCGGAACGACGTAGCGTCCCGGCCGGTCGGGGGGTGCCTGCAGAAACCGCGCATCGCGCTCCAGGTCTCGTAGGTGACCGATGAGCTCCGGCGCGCCGGCCTCCGGATGCGCGTCCAGGAATTCCTCGCCGGCGTGCGCCGCGTAAGCGTAGCCCGCCGCCGTGATCCTCCCGAGGGGCTCCTCGTGGCTCACCCGCCGATTGCCGTCCTTGAACAGCCGCAATCGGTCGTCCAGTTCCGGCTTCAGGATGCGCCCATCGGCGTAGTCCACGGCATCCTGTACGAGGCGTACGACATCCCACTCGTCCAGCGCCGCGGCCCTGCCACGCGCCTCGGCGAGCAGGCCCATGAGCTTCTTGCCACCCCGGATCCTCCCGCCCGGCCCTCCACGCAGATGCCCGGCCACGGCCGTCAGGCAGGCTCGTACGCCCGCGTCCAGCGCGGCCCCTGCCGCGACTTCCACTTGCTGCTCAAGCGTCGCGTCCGCTCTCGGTTCCATGCCGGGCAGTGTGCCGCGCGCCACTGACAATGCCCCGGGAACGCCGAAGGGGCGGTCCACCCCGCCGGGTGGACCGCCCCTTCAGTGAGCTGTGTGACGCTGCCGTCAGACCTTCAGGGGCCGGATGGCGGTGGGCGCGTGGCCCGGCTCCGTGGCGAGTTCCTCGAACTCCTTGACCGCGCTGATGTCGGCCGTGGGGCTCATGGAGATGTTCGTGATGCGCTCCAGGATGGCCTCGACGACGACCGGGACCTGGTGCTCCTGGGCCAGCTTCTTGGCCTGCTCGAAGGCCGTGCCCAGTTCATTCGGGTCGGTGACGCGGATGGCCTTGCAGCCCAGACCCTCGGCGACCTTGACGTGGTCGACGCCGTAGACGCCCAGCTCCGGGCTGTTCTGGTTCTCAAATTCCAGGTTGACCTGGAAGTTGATGTCCAGACCGATCTGCGCCTGGCGGATCAGACCCAGGTAGGCGTTGTTCACCAGGACGTGGACGTACGGGATGCGGT
This Streptomyces sp. NBC_01283 DNA region includes the following protein-coding sequences:
- a CDS encoding Shedu anti-phage system protein SduA domain-containing protein, which codes for MEPRADATLEQQVEVAAGAALDAGVRACLTAVAGHLRGGPGGRIRGGKKLMGLLAEARGRAAALDEWDVVRLVQDAVDYADGRILKPELDDRLRLFKDGNRRVSHEEPLGRITAAGYAYAAHAGEEFLDAHPEAGAPELIGHLRDLERDARFLQAPPDRPGRYVVPRGTAELALWLERILCDGRIDIEDPAEAARKIVTSPDALALLAADDEGQLLLQAAQLKRRSAGLEGLREVVEDLRSSEHDLQRALEGQPWIFGGRFIGEAVQRRLVPGDEVDIPLIRGDGTLHIVELKRAMSLRGALVKRYRNAWVPTAQVHDAVGQAVNYLVGLDENRDRIREEFGIETRRASALVLIGHPAQQPDVPEGRINEALRTFNSHVTRVEVLTYKELVDNAHRSLAGSP